The Prosthecobacter dejongeii genome contains a region encoding:
- a CDS encoding DUF1501 domain-containing protein — protein sequence MNPVRHDSLEFTTRRTFLSGAGQFSLGAIALQALQGQGKAMPGTENPMAPRVTHHAAKAKRVIYLHMSGAPPHLDLFDYKPELVKHDGQNCPDSILKGRTFAFTTGVPKLMGTPRTFKQYGKAGMWMSDACPNFHTIADEITMVRSMHTDQFNHAPAELLLFTGHTRQGRPSLGSWATYGLGTENQDLPGFVTLISSGTQPSGGQGLWGSGFIPSVFQGVQCRSKGDPVLYASDPAGMNRNLRRRTLDALKDLNEQQAAELGHAETVTRIAQYELAYRMQMSVPEVMDISKEPAKVIEDYGAKPGEASFANNCLLARRLVEKGVRFVQLFDWGWDFHGTSEASGITDGLTKKMAETDKPVAALIKDLKQRGLLEDTLIIWGGEFGRTPFREGRTAASKVLGRDHYPDCFTLFMAGGGVKSGFDYGSTDELGFSVAEKKVHVHDFQATVMHLLGFDHERFTYRFQGRNYRLTDVHGHVVKDLLA from the coding sequence ATGAACCCCGTCCGCCACGACAGCCTCGAATTCACCACACGCCGCACCTTCCTGAGTGGGGCGGGCCAGTTTAGCCTGGGGGCCATCGCTCTTCAGGCCCTGCAAGGCCAAGGTAAAGCCATGCCTGGAACAGAGAACCCCATGGCCCCGAGGGTGACGCACCACGCGGCCAAAGCCAAGCGGGTGATCTACCTGCACATGTCTGGCGCGCCCCCGCACCTGGACCTTTTCGATTACAAACCGGAGCTGGTGAAACACGATGGGCAGAACTGCCCAGACTCCATCCTCAAAGGTCGTACCTTTGCCTTCACCACCGGCGTGCCAAAGCTGATGGGCACACCTCGAACCTTTAAACAGTATGGCAAAGCAGGCATGTGGATGAGCGATGCCTGCCCGAACTTCCACACCATCGCCGATGAGATTACCATGGTGCGGTCCATGCACACGGACCAGTTTAATCATGCCCCTGCGGAGCTTCTGTTATTCACCGGGCATACCCGTCAGGGACGGCCTTCTCTGGGCTCCTGGGCCACTTACGGACTGGGCACGGAAAACCAGGATCTACCCGGCTTCGTCACCCTCATCTCCAGCGGCACTCAGCCCAGTGGCGGCCAGGGCCTGTGGGGCAGTGGCTTCATCCCTTCCGTCTTTCAAGGGGTGCAATGCCGCAGCAAAGGTGATCCTGTCTTGTATGCCTCTGACCCAGCGGGCATGAACCGGAACCTGCGCCGCCGCACGCTGGATGCTCTGAAGGATCTGAATGAACAGCAGGCCGCAGAACTGGGCCATGCAGAGACGGTGACGCGCATCGCCCAATACGAGCTGGCTTACCGCATGCAGATGAGTGTGCCGGAGGTGATGGATATCTCCAAAGAGCCTGCCAAAGTCATCGAGGACTATGGGGCCAAGCCCGGGGAAGCCAGCTTTGCGAATAACTGCCTGCTCGCCCGCCGCTTGGTGGAAAAAGGCGTGCGCTTTGTACAGCTCTTTGACTGGGGCTGGGACTTTCATGGCACCTCAGAGGCCTCTGGCATCACCGATGGTCTAACGAAAAAAATGGCCGAGACGGACAAGCCCGTGGCCGCACTGATCAAAGACCTGAAACAACGGGGGCTGCTGGAGGATACCCTCATCATCTGGGGCGGTGAATTTGGCCGCACCCCTTTCCGCGAGGGCCGCACCGCTGCTAGCAAGGTGCTAGGGAGGGATCATTACCCCGATTGTTTTACCCTTTTCATGGCAGGTGGTGGAGTAAAGTCCGGCTTTGACTATGGCAGTACGGATGAACTGGGCTTCAGCGTGGCGGAGAAAAAAGTCCACGTTCATGACTTCCAGGCCACGGTGATGCACCTGCTGGGCTTTGACCATGAGCGCTTCACTTATCGTTTCCAGGGGCGTAACTACCGCCTTACCGATGTACACGGTCATGTGGTGAAAGATCTCCTGGCTTAA
- a CDS encoding protein kinase domain-containing protein: protein MKRFFSFGKRTPPPQAAPSVSEGVAGWAPMQIYPSPSELTGMMPAGEYVFDALIGQGGMGAVYRGRQLKLDRSVAIKILHRQHGTDYSYAERFRREAQSLAQMSHPNIVSVYDFGVVGDYLYYVMEHIEGTDLHHLLSTRQITPARAVEILPALCDALFYAHSKGLVHRDIKPANVLIAHDGRVKLADFGLAKRFDKPSTLLTHSNMAMGTPDYAAPEQYDPQAVIDHRADIYALGVVFYQMLTGTVPRGAWQPPSALVGTDPCLDMVIVRALLPDRNQRYNSAAEFKQALLASLTVPMESAQAPIQVTTPAPSSRPLQGRVLVLEDDLLLRQLIVRNLKQEGFEIVETGDGADTVRRYSEAMLAGQPFDMVLIDLTIPMGMGGARAMELLLQIDPQVDAIVSSGYRSDPAMLHPAAYGFADVLPKPYDSAELTRIVRQVLQRRQRRLGL from the coding sequence ATGAAACGTTTTTTCTCCTTCGGCAAACGCACGCCGCCTCCTCAGGCGGCGCCTTCGGTGTCTGAAGGTGTGGCGGGCTGGGCCCCCATGCAGATTTATCCCTCCCCTTCTGAGCTCACAGGGATGATGCCTGCGGGTGAGTATGTCTTTGATGCCCTCATCGGCCAAGGCGGGATGGGAGCTGTGTATCGCGGGCGTCAGTTGAAGCTGGACCGGTCCGTCGCCATCAAGATCCTGCATCGCCAGCACGGCACGGATTACTCTTACGCAGAAAGGTTCCGAAGGGAGGCCCAGTCCTTGGCTCAAATGAGCCACCCCAACATCGTCAGCGTCTATGATTTCGGGGTAGTGGGGGACTACCTTTACTACGTCATGGAGCACATCGAGGGAACGGATCTGCACCACCTCCTCAGCACCCGGCAAATCACGCCCGCCAGAGCGGTGGAAATCCTTCCCGCTCTCTGCGATGCGCTCTTTTATGCGCATTCTAAAGGCCTCGTCCACCGTGACATCAAGCCGGCGAATGTGCTCATCGCCCATGATGGTCGCGTCAAGTTGGCGGATTTTGGCCTCGCCAAACGTTTCGATAAACCCAGCACCCTACTCACCCATAGTAACATGGCCATGGGCACGCCTGACTATGCTGCGCCTGAGCAGTATGACCCGCAGGCTGTGATTGATCATCGGGCGGATATCTATGCCCTGGGCGTGGTGTTTTACCAGATGCTCACCGGCACCGTCCCGCGTGGCGCGTGGCAGCCGCCGTCTGCCCTGGTGGGCACAGACCCATGTCTGGACATGGTCATCGTACGTGCGCTGCTGCCAGACCGAAATCAGCGCTACAACTCGGCTGCAGAGTTTAAGCAGGCCCTGCTGGCTAGTCTCACAGTGCCCATGGAGTCTGCCCAGGCACCCATCCAGGTGACCACGCCAGCTCCCTCCTCCCGCCCGCTTCAGGGGCGGGTGCTAGTGCTGGAGGATGACCTGCTGCTGCGCCAGCTCATCGTGAGGAATCTGAAGCAGGAAGGTTTTGAGATCGTCGAGACAGGCGATGGTGCCGATACTGTGCGCCGCTATAGCGAGGCCATGTTGGCGGGTCAGCCTTTTGATATGGTCCTCATTGATCTCACCATTCCCATGGGGATGGGCGGGGCCCGGGCCATGGAGCTGCTTTTGCAGATTGATCCCCAGGTGGATGCCATCGTCTCCAGCGGCTACCGCAGTGATCCCGCCATGCTGCATCCAGCCGCCTATGGCTTTGCCGATGTTTTGCCCAAGCCCTATGACAGTGCGGAACTCACGCGCATCGTCCGTCAGGTCCTCCAGCGGCGTCAGCGGCGGCTGGGCCTCTGA
- a CDS encoding GAF domain-containing protein encodes MAAPFSSFPDPELSSLEEKLALRREHFTQHALQQNPAALVEGLPARLIQQTLASIQADEGSLWLALENSQILLPVWNNGPDAARFVGSFRLPATQGITGLVFTSGLAASESEVCFHQRQNQELDHSLGVLTWAMLAVPLKFAGELRGVITAVRLIRLQDLPELTRVPESTADFPSHYAPPAAFTPGDLSAMETTAAAVGKLTEHRLTAWVLGTEE; translated from the coding sequence ATGGCCGCGCCGTTTTCCAGCTTTCCAGACCCCGAATTAAGCTCGCTGGAGGAGAAACTGGCGCTGAGGCGCGAGCACTTTACCCAGCATGCCCTCCAGCAAAACCCCGCAGCCCTGGTGGAAGGCCTGCCCGCAAGGCTGATCCAGCAGACGCTGGCCAGCATCCAGGCGGATGAAGGTAGCCTATGGCTTGCCCTGGAAAACTCCCAAATCCTATTGCCTGTCTGGAACAATGGGCCCGATGCAGCGCGTTTTGTGGGCAGCTTTCGCCTACCTGCCACCCAGGGCATCACCGGCCTGGTCTTTACCAGTGGCCTGGCCGCCAGTGAGAGCGAGGTGTGTTTTCACCAGCGGCAAAATCAGGAGTTGGATCACAGCCTGGGCGTGCTCACCTGGGCCATGCTGGCCGTGCCTCTAAAATTCGCCGGTGAATTGCGCGGGGTGATTACCGCCGTGCGGCTCATCCGTCTCCAGGATTTGCCAGAACTGACCCGTGTGCCGGAATCCACTGCAGACTTCCCCTCCCACTATGCTCCGCCAGCCGCCTTCACCCCGGGGGATCTAAGCGCGATGGAGACGACCGCAGCGGCAGTGGGAAAATTGACTGAACACCGCCTGACGGCCTGGGTGCTGGGCACGGAGGAATGA
- a CDS encoding S8 family serine peptidase produces MTHEDLQNATGQGVRIAILDSGIETAHPALAGLTLRDDVTFAREGPFLKVTESGGDAMGHGTAIAWIIRSLAPEAELGSFRVLDGDLRSRTTIIWEAARLAMQRGYHILNCSFGSPGEARFVMPYKEWTDEAYLRRTHIVAACSNEDANLREWPGWFPTVITVNLADLPDHPWAHRPGSMVEFLAHGHQVRVPWQGGWKVVTGSSFAAPRVTGWLARLLSLRPDLSVESAKEMMRTLAIPMP; encoded by the coding sequence ATGACGCACGAGGACCTCCAAAACGCCACGGGCCAGGGCGTGCGCATCGCCATTCTCGATTCGGGGATCGAGACGGCACACCCTGCCCTAGCGGGGCTGACACTCCGGGACGATGTCACCTTTGCCCGAGAAGGGCCTTTTCTCAAAGTCACCGAAAGTGGCGGCGATGCCATGGGCCACGGTACGGCCATTGCCTGGATCATCCGCAGCCTCGCGCCGGAGGCAGAGCTAGGCAGCTTCCGCGTGCTGGATGGGGACCTGCGCAGCCGCACCACCATCATCTGGGAGGCCGCCCGCCTGGCCATGCAGCGCGGGTACCACATCCTGAATTGCAGCTTCGGCAGCCCAGGCGAGGCCCGTTTTGTCATGCCCTACAAGGAATGGACGGACGAAGCCTACCTGCGCCGCACCCACATCGTAGCGGCATGCAGTAATGAAGACGCCAACCTACGCGAGTGGCCAGGCTGGTTCCCCACCGTGATCACGGTGAATCTGGCAGATCTGCCGGATCACCCCTGGGCCCACCGCCCAGGCAGCATGGTGGAATTTTTAGCGCATGGGCACCAAGTACGCGTGCCCTGGCAGGGCGGGTGGAAGGTGGTGACGGGCAGCAGCTTTGCTGCACCTCGGGTCACGGGTTGGCTGGCTCGCCTATTGTCTCTGCGCCCGGATCTGAGTGTGGAAAGCGCGAAGGAGATGATGCGAACGCTGGCCATCCCCATGCCCTAA